One segment of Panicum virgatum strain AP13 chromosome 1K, P.virgatum_v5, whole genome shotgun sequence DNA contains the following:
- the LOC120642140 gene encoding uncharacterized protein LOC120642140 isoform X1, with the protein MDEYPLIRDHRTLLQGRGVIGAEGCLGIRSSEGKSAPTQDDRKNKRKKDNMFDSDWPELVSLDDFDPSPRNYFEIGSNYFEDTLWSSVFSPEARLVPSSYFDDIDFSIDRDENTVLKTNPTKTKQQKQVMHVPALNGLSDAPLNCDARASSSSGISAAELFVPFDNMELGNQIGCCEGLETILSPSHEMQVPTASSSMCSGETVASPTFSGPDSVAPHIPRPSKKPHDPFRGAPDMILEEMAENPLDMYFPPLATYQQQPEKPTSDATSAQKHRFPEEFAGSHSLNRAESQLCSKEMASAGLHGQPSSAMVLEAVPVKELGFHKLQEGMNQLDLAIKGRIRDALYRLANGVEQRHVAAGSSGRVGSSGSKSVMPRRFRSGHGWTETQTNPMDQAVAQLLLKKPSYGKAAQPHRVT; encoded by the exons ATGGATGAGTACCCCCTGATCAGAGACCACCGTACGCTGCTTCAAGGCCGCGGCGTGATCGGTGCTGAAGGATGCCTTGGCATCCGCAGTTCTGAAGGCAAGTCTGCCCCAACACAAGATGACcgcaagaacaagaggaaaaaagacAACATGTTCGACTCCGACTGGCCGGAGCTGGTCAGCTTAGACGATTTCGATCCAAGCCCGAG AAATTATTTTGAGATAGGGAGCAATTATTTTGAGGACACACTATGGTCCTCAGTTTTCTCACCAGAAGCTCGGCTTGTACCAAGCAGCTACTTCGACGATATCGATTTCTCGATTGATCGAGATGAGAACACCGTTCTCAAG ACAAATCCGACAAAAACCAAGCAACAGAAGCAAGTGATGCACGTGCCAGCTCTGAACGGATTAAGTGATGCACCTCTGAATTGTGATGCACGTGCCAGCTCCTCTTCCGGCATTTCTGCTGCTGAACTCTTCGTCCCCTTTGATAATATGGAACTCGGAAACCAAATAGGTTGCTGCGAGGGACTAGAGACAATTCTTTCCCCGAGTCATGAAATGCAAGTCCCGACGGCATCTAGCAGCATGTGCAGTGGAGAAACGGTAGCTTCACCAACTTTCTCAGGGCCTGATTCCGTTGCTCCCCACATCCCTCGTCCTTCGAAGAAGCCGCACGATCCATTCAGAGGGGCTCCTGATATGATCCTCGAGGAGATGGCTGAAAACCCACTGGACATGTACTTCCCTCCGCTGGCAACGTATCAGCAGCAGCCTGAAAAGCCGACGAGCGACGCCACTTCGGCACAGAAGCATCGGTTCCCTGAAGAGTTTGCAGGCAGTCATTCTCTGAACCGTGCAGAGTCACAGCTCTGCTCGAAGGAGATGGCTTCTGCAGGGTTACATGGGCAGCCTAGCTCGGCAATGGTTCTGGAAGCCGTGCCGGTGAAGGAACTTGGCTTCCATAAGCTTCAGGAAGGCATGAATCAG CTGGATCTGGCAATTAAAGGGCGCATAAGGGACGCCTTATATCGGTTGGCCAACGGTGTCGAACAGAGGCATGTTGCTGCCGGTTCAAGTGGACGGGTGGGATCGTCAGGCTCAAAGAG TGTCATGCCTCGCAGGTTCAGATCGGGCCATGGATGGACCGAAACACAGACGAACCCCATGGATCAGGCAGTAGCACAGCTGCTTCTGAAGAAACCCTCTTACGGGAAGGCTGCCCAGCCGCACCGTGTGACATAG
- the LOC120642140 gene encoding uncharacterized protein LOC120642140 isoform X3: protein MDEYPLIRDHRTLLQGRGVIGAEGCLGIRSSEGKSAPTQDDRKNKRKKDNMFDSDWPELVSLDDFDPSPRSYDAKDFLPGVASLSLITPRTNPTKTKQQKQVMHVPALNGLSDAPLNCDARASSSSGISAAELFVPFDNMELGNQIGCCEGLETILSPSHEMQVPTASSSMCSGETVASPTFSGPDSVAPHIPRPSKKPHDPFRGAPDMILEEMAENPLDMYFPPLATYQQQPEKPTSDATSAQKHRFPEEFAGSHSLNRAESQLCSKEMASAGLHGQPSSAMVLEAVPVKELGFHKLQEGMNQLDLAIKGRIRDALYRLANGVEQRHVAAGSSGRVGSSGSKSVMPRRFRSGHGWTETQTNPMDQAVAQLLLKKPSYGKAAQPHRVT, encoded by the exons ATGGATGAGTACCCCCTGATCAGAGACCACCGTACGCTGCTTCAAGGCCGCGGCGTGATCGGTGCTGAAGGATGCCTTGGCATCCGCAGTTCTGAAGGCAAGTCTGCCCCAACACAAGATGACcgcaagaacaagaggaaaaaagacAACATGTTCGACTCCGACTGGCCGGAGCTGGTCAGCTTAGACGATTTCGATCCAAGCCCGAG GTCATATGATGCAAAGGACTTCCTACCGGGTGTAGCTTCTCTAAGTCTTATCACGCCAAGA ACAAATCCGACAAAAACCAAGCAACAGAAGCAAGTGATGCACGTGCCAGCTCTGAACGGATTAAGTGATGCACCTCTGAATTGTGATGCACGTGCCAGCTCCTCTTCCGGCATTTCTGCTGCTGAACTCTTCGTCCCCTTTGATAATATGGAACTCGGAAACCAAATAGGTTGCTGCGAGGGACTAGAGACAATTCTTTCCCCGAGTCATGAAATGCAAGTCCCGACGGCATCTAGCAGCATGTGCAGTGGAGAAACGGTAGCTTCACCAACTTTCTCAGGGCCTGATTCCGTTGCTCCCCACATCCCTCGTCCTTCGAAGAAGCCGCACGATCCATTCAGAGGGGCTCCTGATATGATCCTCGAGGAGATGGCTGAAAACCCACTGGACATGTACTTCCCTCCGCTGGCAACGTATCAGCAGCAGCCTGAAAAGCCGACGAGCGACGCCACTTCGGCACAGAAGCATCGGTTCCCTGAAGAGTTTGCAGGCAGTCATTCTCTGAACCGTGCAGAGTCACAGCTCTGCTCGAAGGAGATGGCTTCTGCAGGGTTACATGGGCAGCCTAGCTCGGCAATGGTTCTGGAAGCCGTGCCGGTGAAGGAACTTGGCTTCCATAAGCTTCAGGAAGGCATGAATCAG CTGGATCTGGCAATTAAAGGGCGCATAAGGGACGCCTTATATCGGTTGGCCAACGGTGTCGAACAGAGGCATGTTGCTGCCGGTTCAAGTGGACGGGTGGGATCGTCAGGCTCAAAGAG TGTCATGCCTCGCAGGTTCAGATCGGGCCATGGATGGACCGAAACACAGACGAACCCCATGGATCAGGCAGTAGCACAGCTGCTTCTGAAGAAACCCTCTTACGGGAAGGCTGCCCAGCCGCACCGTGTGACATAG
- the LOC120642140 gene encoding uncharacterized protein LOC120642140 isoform X2 yields MDEYPLIRDHRTLLQGRGVIGAEGCLGIRSSEGKSAPTQDDRKNKRKKDNMFDSDWPELVSLDDFDPSPRNYFEIGSNYFEDTLWSSVFSPEARLVPSSYFDDIDFSIDRDENTVLKTNPTKTKQQKQVMHVPALNGLSDAPLNCDARASSSSGISAAELFVPFDNMELGNQIGCCEGLETILSPSHEMQVPTASSSMCSGETVASPTFSGPDSVAPHIPRPSKKPHDPFRGAPDMILEEMAENPLDMYFPPLATYQQQPEKPTSDATSAQKHRFPEEFAGSHSLNRAESQLCSKEMASAGLHGQPSSAMVLEAVPVKELGFHKLQEGMNQLDLAIKGRIRDALYRLANGVEQRHVAAGSSGRVGSSGSKRFRSGHGWTETQTNPMDQAVAQLLLKKPSYGKAAQPHRVT; encoded by the exons ATGGATGAGTACCCCCTGATCAGAGACCACCGTACGCTGCTTCAAGGCCGCGGCGTGATCGGTGCTGAAGGATGCCTTGGCATCCGCAGTTCTGAAGGCAAGTCTGCCCCAACACAAGATGACcgcaagaacaagaggaaaaaagacAACATGTTCGACTCCGACTGGCCGGAGCTGGTCAGCTTAGACGATTTCGATCCAAGCCCGAG AAATTATTTTGAGATAGGGAGCAATTATTTTGAGGACACACTATGGTCCTCAGTTTTCTCACCAGAAGCTCGGCTTGTACCAAGCAGCTACTTCGACGATATCGATTTCTCGATTGATCGAGATGAGAACACCGTTCTCAAG ACAAATCCGACAAAAACCAAGCAACAGAAGCAAGTGATGCACGTGCCAGCTCTGAACGGATTAAGTGATGCACCTCTGAATTGTGATGCACGTGCCAGCTCCTCTTCCGGCATTTCTGCTGCTGAACTCTTCGTCCCCTTTGATAATATGGAACTCGGAAACCAAATAGGTTGCTGCGAGGGACTAGAGACAATTCTTTCCCCGAGTCATGAAATGCAAGTCCCGACGGCATCTAGCAGCATGTGCAGTGGAGAAACGGTAGCTTCACCAACTTTCTCAGGGCCTGATTCCGTTGCTCCCCACATCCCTCGTCCTTCGAAGAAGCCGCACGATCCATTCAGAGGGGCTCCTGATATGATCCTCGAGGAGATGGCTGAAAACCCACTGGACATGTACTTCCCTCCGCTGGCAACGTATCAGCAGCAGCCTGAAAAGCCGACGAGCGACGCCACTTCGGCACAGAAGCATCGGTTCCCTGAAGAGTTTGCAGGCAGTCATTCTCTGAACCGTGCAGAGTCACAGCTCTGCTCGAAGGAGATGGCTTCTGCAGGGTTACATGGGCAGCCTAGCTCGGCAATGGTTCTGGAAGCCGTGCCGGTGAAGGAACTTGGCTTCCATAAGCTTCAGGAAGGCATGAATCAG CTGGATCTGGCAATTAAAGGGCGCATAAGGGACGCCTTATATCGGTTGGCCAACGGTGTCGAACAGAGGCATGTTGCTGCCGGTTCAAGTGGACGGGTGGGATCGTCAGGCTCAAAGAG GTTCAGATCGGGCCATGGATGGACCGAAACACAGACGAACCCCATGGATCAGGCAGTAGCACAGCTGCTTCTGAAGAAACCCTCTTACGGGAAGGCTGCCCAGCCGCACCGTGTGACATAG